A genomic segment from Cumulibacter manganitolerans encodes:
- a CDS encoding EamA family transporter, translated as MTSATRPAASPTTTSPGGATRPRAGLLPVLLVMGSIVSLQVGSGYATTLFDRAGSTGVTTLRLGLAALVMLLVTRPRLRSWSRPQWRVVLMFGLSLALMNSFFYAAIARIPFGIALAFEFLGPLGLAAALSRRPRDFLWVALALAGVATIGVHNADAGSLDLLGVLFALLAASAWAAYIVLGARVSTVVPGHQGLAAALATAAVMLLPFGIVTSGGAVLSLGLLLPGLAVALFSSVLPYTFEMQALKTMPKKMFSILLALEPAAGVLTGALMLGQHLDPLTIAAIGVVVVAGIGATLGRPDRPARRGLRRRRANPGDAVLT; from the coding sequence ATGACCAGCGCCACGCGACCGGCGGCGTCCCCGACCACGACGTCCCCCGGCGGGGCCACCCGGCCGCGCGCGGGGCTGCTGCCGGTGCTGCTGGTGATGGGCTCGATCGTCTCGCTGCAGGTCGGCTCGGGCTACGCCACCACGCTGTTCGACCGGGCCGGGTCGACCGGCGTCACCACGCTGCGGCTCGGGCTGGCCGCGCTCGTCATGCTGCTGGTCACCCGCCCGCGGCTGCGGTCGTGGTCGCGCCCGCAGTGGCGGGTCGTGCTGATGTTCGGGCTGTCGCTGGCCCTCATGAACAGCTTCTTCTACGCCGCCATCGCGCGCATCCCGTTCGGCATCGCGCTGGCCTTCGAGTTCCTCGGGCCCCTCGGGCTCGCCGCGGCGCTGTCGCGCCGGCCCCGCGACTTCCTCTGGGTCGCGCTCGCGCTCGCCGGCGTGGCCACCATCGGGGTGCACAACGCCGACGCCGGATCGCTGGATCTGCTCGGTGTCCTGTTCGCGCTGCTCGCGGCGTCCGCCTGGGCCGCGTACATCGTGCTGGGGGCGCGGGTGTCGACCGTCGTACCGGGCCACCAAGGGCTCGCCGCCGCGCTCGCCACGGCCGCGGTCATGCTGCTGCCGTTCGGCATCGTGACCTCGGGCGGCGCGGTGCTCAGCCTCGGGCTGCTGCTGCCCGGTCTCGCCGTGGCGCTCTTCTCCTCGGTGCTGCCGTACACCTTCGAGATGCAGGCGCTGAAGACGATGCCCAAGAAGATGTTCTCGATCCTGCTGGCGCTCGAGCCCGCGGCCGGCGTCCTCACCGGGGCGCTCATGCTCGGCCAGCACCTGGACCCGCTGACCATCGCGGCGATCGGTGTCGTCGTCGTGGCCGGCATCGGCGCCACCCTCGGGCGCCCCGACCGGCCGGCGCGCCGGGGGCTGCGCCGCCGCCGGGCCAACCCCGGCGACGCCGTCCTCACCTGA